The Mercurialis annua linkage group LG2, ddMerAnnu1.2, whole genome shotgun sequence genome contains a region encoding:
- the LOC126668117 gene encoding uncharacterized protein LOC126668117 produces MANRYQQPEESMSGPFFVHPGENPSLVLVTNLLNGSNYHSWCKSMRMALISKNKYKFVDGSIQNPSKDGDTFPVWERCNTLVMSWLYRAVSPAIADSVSSIETVLEIWTDLRDRFSQGDSYRIGDLQEEIYTFKQNSMTIIEYFTHLKGVWDELVSLRGLPVCTCEPRCNCGALNTVKTNLSNDHVIRFMKGLNDIFGVVRTQILMMEPLPPINKAFSMVIQYERQIAGGSHVKQTPDSNVFLTKGSFDDDCDSNYESNLCYVKGRGMNNNYRGGFKRGGFTSGTFNRQKTCSHCGWNGHTVDSCYKKHGYPPNFQSKYRGETSYANQVQ; encoded by the coding sequence ATGGCGAATCGTTACCAGCAACCAGAAGAATCTATGTCCGGTCCATTTTTCGTTCATCCAGGTGAGAATCCATCTCTGGTATTAGTTACAAATCTTTTAAATGGAAGCAATTATCATTCATGGTGTAAGTCAATGCGCATGGCTTTAATCTCAAAGAACAAGTATAAGTTTGTTGATGGTTCTATTCAGAATCCTAGTAAAGATGGTGATACTTTTCCAGTTTGGGAGAGATGCAATACTTTGGTGATGTCGTGGTTGTATAGAGCAGTTTCACCTGCAATAGCTGATAGTGTTTCTTCTATTGAAACTGTTTTGGAAATATGGACTGATCTCAGAGATAGATTTTCTCAAGGAGATTCATACAGAATTGGAGATTTGCAAGAGGAAATTTATACATTTAAACAGAATTCTATGACAATTATTGAATATTTTACACATTTAAAGGGTGTTTGGGATGAATTAGTAAGCTTGAGAGGTTTACCAGTTTGTACTTGTGAGCCTAGGTGCAATTGTGGTGCTTTGAATACTGTAAAAACAAACTTATCTAATGATCATGTGATAAGATTCATGAAAGGACTGAATGATATATTTGGAGTAGTAAGAACACAAATTCTGATGATGGAGCCCCTTCCACCTATCAATAAAGCTTTTTCAATGGTGATTCAGTATGAGAGACAGATTGCTGGAGGATCTCATGTCAAACAAACCCCTGATTCTAATGTTTTTCTGACAAAAGGTTCTTTTGATGATGATTGTGATTCAAACTATGAATCAAATCTTTGTTATGTGAAAGGAAGAGGAATGAATAACAACTACAGAGGAGGTTTCAAAAGAGGAGGTTTTACTTCTGGTACTTTTAATAGGCAGAAGACATGTTCTCATTGTGGCTGGAATGGTCATACAGTGGATTCATGTTACAAAAAACATGGTTATCCACCAAATTTTCAATCAAAATACAGAGGAGAGACAAGTTATGCTAATCAAGTCCAGTAG